A section of the Alphaproteobacteria bacterium genome encodes:
- a CDS encoding nucleoside deaminase: MDLALDLARQASARGEVPVGCVIVDGRSGRILARAHNLTETQTDPTAHAEILALREAALHGGSPRLPDADLYVTLEPCPMCAQAISFARIRRLVFGAYDPKGGGVEHGPRIFDSTSCHHAPEIIGGVRETAAAALLQDFFKPRR; this comes from the coding sequence CTGGCCCGCCAGGCATCGGCGCGGGGGGAGGTGCCGGTGGGCTGCGTCATCGTCGATGGGCGGTCGGGCCGTATCCTCGCCCGTGCCCATAACCTGACCGAGACCCAGACCGATCCGACGGCCCATGCAGAAATCCTGGCCCTGCGCGAGGCAGCCCTGCACGGGGGCAGCCCGCGCCTGCCCGATGCCGATCTTTACGTTACGCTGGAGCCGTGCCCCATGTGCGCGCAGGCGATCTCCTTTGCGCGGATACGCCGCCTGGTGTTCGGCGCCTATGACCCGAAGGGCGGCGGGGTGGAGCATGGCCCCCGCATTTTCGACAGCACGAGCTGCCACCATGCGCCCGAGATCATCGGCGGCGTGCGCGAAACCGCCGCCGCCGCGCTGCTTCAGGATTTCTTCAAACCCCGGCGCTGA
- the purD gene encoding phosphoribosylamine--glycine ligase encodes MKILVVGSGGREHALCWALSASPLCEAIIAAPGNAGIAEIAECVAVAADDVEGLVALARDRAIDLVVIGPEAPLVLGLADALREEGIRAFGPSARAARLEGSKGFMKDLANKYGIPTAAYGRFHDAEAAIRFIREKGAPIVVKADGLAAGKGVILADSEAEAIEAVREMMAGDRFGEAGREVVIEERLRGEEVSFFALVDGETALPLASAQDHKAVGEGDTGPNTGGMGAYSPAPIMTDALAEEVMATIITPTVAAMKAEGCPFEGVLFAGLMVDENGPKLLEFNVRFGDPECQALMMRLRSDLLTALVAATDGELADFDMRWDPRTALCVVMAARGYPGSYERNTEIRNLAAAQDDDVVVFHAGTSRRDGRLVATGGRVLGVTARGQNAREAQVRAYAAVDRIDWPGGFCRRDIGWRAVERTGADERADST; translated from the coding sequence CGCGGTTGCCGCCGATGATGTGGAGGGACTGGTCGCGCTTGCCCGCGACCGGGCGATCGATCTCGTCGTCATCGGCCCCGAGGCGCCCCTCGTCCTCGGCCTGGCAGACGCGCTGCGCGAGGAAGGCATCCGCGCCTTCGGCCCCAGCGCCCGGGCCGCGCGCCTCGAAGGGTCCAAGGGGTTCATGAAGGATCTCGCCAACAAATACGGCATTCCCACCGCCGCTTATGGCCGGTTTCACGACGCCGAGGCCGCAATCCGCTTCATCCGCGAAAAAGGGGCTCCCATCGTCGTCAAGGCCGACGGGCTGGCGGCCGGCAAGGGCGTGATCCTGGCCGATAGCGAGGCGGAGGCGATCGAGGCGGTGCGGGAAATGATGGCGGGCGACCGGTTCGGCGAGGCCGGCCGGGAAGTGGTGATCGAGGAGCGCCTCCGGGGTGAGGAAGTCAGCTTCTTTGCCCTGGTGGATGGAGAGACTGCGCTGCCGCTGGCCTCGGCCCAGGACCACAAGGCGGTGGGCGAAGGCGATACGGGGCCGAACACGGGCGGAATGGGCGCCTATTCGCCGGCGCCGATCATGACCGATGCGCTGGCCGAGGAGGTCATGGCGACGATCATCACCCCCACGGTCGCGGCCATGAAGGCGGAAGGCTGCCCGTTCGAGGGCGTGCTGTTCGCCGGCCTCATGGTGGACGAAAACGGCCCGAAGCTTCTCGAATTCAACGTGCGCTTTGGCGATCCCGAATGCCAGGCGCTGATGATGCGTCTCAGATCCGATCTCCTGACCGCGCTGGTCGCGGCGACCGATGGCGAGCTGGCCGATTTCGATATGCGCTGGGACCCTCGGACGGCGCTGTGCGTCGTCATGGCGGCCAGGGGCTATCCCGGCAGCTATGAACGCAACACCGAAATCCGGAATCTCGCCGCCGCCCAGGACGACGACGTGGTGGTGTTTCACGCCGGCACGTCGCGCCGGGACGGCCGGCTGGTGGCGACGGGCGGGCGCGTGCTGGGCGTGACGGCACGCGGACAGAATGCGCGCGAGGCGCAGGTGCGGGCCTATGCGGCGGTCGACCGGATCGACTGGCCGGGCGGTTTCTGCCGCCGCGATATCGGCTGGCGGGCGGTGGAACGGACGGGCGCGGACGAGCGGGCGGACAGCACCTAG